From one Stigmatella aurantiaca genomic stretch:
- a CDS encoding S-methyl-5'-thioadenosine phosphorylase → MPSSPVLGIIGGSGLYQIDGLTDVSWRKVSSPFGEPSDALCFGTLEGQPVVFLPRHGRGHRIPPSELNFRANIDALKRSGVTDILSLSAVGSLREDLPPGTFVLVDQFIDRTFARQKSFFGTGCVAHVSMARPVCARLGEAVAKAAEGTNISLRRGGTYLVMEGPQFSSLAESELYRSWKCDVIGMTNMPEAKLAREAEICYASVAMVTDFDCWHPGHDDVTVQQILSVLHGNAGLARALVKRVAPLLSGHAGPCRHGCQTSLDTALITAPEARDPALLQLLDAVAGRVLRR, encoded by the coding sequence ATGCCCTCCTCCCCCGTCCTCGGCATCATCGGCGGCAGCGGCCTCTACCAGATCGACGGCTTGACGGATGTCAGCTGGCGCAAGGTGTCCTCGCCCTTCGGCGAGCCCTCGGATGCCCTGTGCTTCGGCACCCTGGAGGGCCAGCCGGTGGTGTTCCTGCCCCGGCACGGCCGGGGCCACCGGATTCCCCCCTCGGAGCTCAACTTCCGCGCGAACATCGACGCGCTCAAGCGCAGCGGCGTCACCGACATCCTCTCGCTGTCCGCCGTGGGCAGCCTGCGCGAGGACTTGCCCCCGGGCACCTTCGTCCTCGTGGACCAGTTCATCGACCGCACCTTCGCCCGCCAGAAGAGCTTCTTCGGCACCGGCTGCGTGGCCCACGTCTCCATGGCCCGGCCCGTCTGCGCCCGGCTCGGGGAGGCGGTGGCGAAGGCGGCAGAGGGGACGAACATCTCCCTGCGGCGCGGCGGCACCTACCTGGTGATGGAGGGGCCCCAGTTCTCCTCCCTCGCCGAGAGCGAGCTGTACCGGAGCTGGAAGTGCGACGTCATCGGCATGACCAACATGCCGGAGGCCAAGCTCGCCCGGGAGGCGGAGATTTGTTACGCGAGCGTGGCCATGGTGACGGACTTCGACTGCTGGCACCCGGGCCATGACGACGTCACCGTCCAGCAGATCCTCTCGGTCCTCCATGGCAACGCGGGGCTCGCCCGCGCGCTGGTCAAGCGTGTGGCCCCCTTGCTGTCCGGGCACGCGGGGCCCTGCCGCCACGGCTGCCAGACGTCCCTGGACACCGCCCTCATCACCGCCCCCGAGGCACGCGATCCGGCCCTCCTCCAGCTTCTGGATGCCGTGGCGGGCCGGGTGCTGCGGCGCTAA
- a CDS encoding ABC transporter ATP-binding protein, with protein MARIELRGVAHAYGPAPTSDKDYALRPLELTWEDGGAYALLGPSGCGKTTLLNIISGLVRPSRGQVLINGVDVTAAPPQERNIAQVFQFPVIYDTMTVAENLAFPLRNRGLGKAETQARVEEVAGLLELTPDLRRRASGLSADMRQRISLGRGLVRKDVAAILLDEPLTVIDPHVKWLLRRKLKQVHESLRVTLVYVTHDQVEALTLADQVVVMNGGRVVQVGTPQELFERPVDTFVGYFIGSPGMNLLPCTLEEGGAVVEGQRVPLAPETCAKARADGGELKLGIRPEFLRRVPEGTPSSVRVEVTQVENLGRHQLATARLGTQVLKVRLAEEEHLSAGESCWLEFPGQWTTLYAGGRAVP; from the coding sequence ATGGCCCGAATTGAGCTGCGCGGGGTGGCCCACGCGTATGGGCCCGCGCCCACGTCCGACAAGGACTACGCGCTGAGGCCGTTGGAGCTCACCTGGGAGGACGGCGGGGCGTATGCCCTGCTGGGCCCGTCGGGGTGTGGCAAGACGACGCTCCTCAACATCATCTCCGGCCTGGTGCGCCCCTCGCGGGGCCAGGTGCTCATCAACGGCGTGGACGTGACGGCCGCGCCGCCGCAGGAGCGCAACATCGCCCAGGTGTTCCAGTTCCCGGTCATCTACGACACGATGACGGTGGCGGAGAACCTGGCCTTCCCGCTGCGCAACCGGGGCCTGGGCAAGGCCGAGACGCAGGCGCGGGTGGAGGAGGTGGCGGGCCTGCTGGAGCTGACCCCGGACCTGCGGCGCCGGGCAAGCGGGCTGTCCGCGGACATGCGGCAGCGCATCTCCCTGGGGCGCGGGCTGGTGCGCAAGGACGTGGCGGCCATCCTCCTGGACGAGCCCCTCACGGTCATCGACCCGCACGTGAAGTGGCTGCTGCGCCGCAAGCTCAAGCAGGTGCACGAGAGCCTCCGGGTGACGCTCGTGTACGTGACGCACGACCAGGTGGAGGCGCTGACGCTGGCGGACCAGGTGGTGGTGATGAACGGCGGGCGGGTGGTGCAGGTGGGCACGCCGCAGGAGCTGTTCGAGCGCCCGGTGGACACCTTCGTCGGCTACTTCATCGGCAGCCCGGGCATGAACCTGCTGCCGTGTACGCTGGAGGAGGGCGGGGCGGTGGTGGAAGGCCAGCGCGTGCCGCTGGCACCGGAGACGTGCGCGAAGGCGCGGGCGGACGGGGGCGAGCTGAAGCTGGGCATCCGCCCGGAGTTCCTGCGCCGGGTGCCGGAGGGCACCCCGTCCTCGGTGCGTGTGGAGGTGACGCAGGTGGAGAACCTGGGCCGGCACCAGCTCGCCACGGCGAGGCTGGGCACGCAGGTGCTCAAGGTGCGGTTGGCGGAGGAGGAGCACCTGTCGGCGGGCGAGAGCTGCTGGCTGGAGTTCCCGGGGCAGTGGACGACACTTTATGCGGGCGGCCGGGCCGTTCCCTGA
- a CDS encoding LysR family transcriptional regulator, with protein MRAVPPRKLPRHLIWLEAFVAAVEAGSLEGAAEHLGVARSVVSEHLRALEQSLGDGEPLLERGPGRKLQLTPRGRRLYAGTQTPLHQLNLKRLRDLTSTEPSLRLGLNHTLSNMLLGDIARDAAQASIKLEIGFGGPFELVREAQTRQRDLVVGFTPLPPHRGVEAESLLSLPFVVLAGPDSALNHPPRSGKAVHVSELEGEPFVDWLQDDPYGGANSARFTNHEVTVREVARVESFLHLFDVLRAFRQACAITPDLRPVHPFPPDLHVWPLQEEHSQVVEVVALWPSGALSAEARLVLKGLKQRLTQRRKSE; from the coding sequence ATGCGGGCCGTGCCCCCGCGCAAGCTCCCCCGACACCTCATCTGGCTGGAGGCCTTCGTGGCCGCCGTCGAGGCCGGCAGCCTGGAGGGGGCCGCCGAGCACCTGGGCGTGGCCCGCTCCGTGGTGAGCGAGCACCTGCGCGCCCTCGAGCAGTCCCTGGGAGATGGAGAGCCCCTGCTGGAGCGCGGGCCCGGGCGCAAGCTCCAGCTCACCCCCCGCGGCCGACGGCTCTACGCGGGCACGCAGACGCCGCTGCACCAGCTCAACCTCAAGCGGCTCCGGGACCTGACCAGCACCGAGCCCAGCCTGCGGCTCGGGCTCAACCACACGCTCTCCAACATGCTCCTGGGCGACATCGCCCGGGATGCCGCCCAGGCGTCCATCAAGCTGGAGATTGGCTTCGGCGGCCCCTTCGAGCTGGTGCGCGAGGCGCAGACCCGGCAAAGAGACCTCGTCGTGGGCTTCACCCCGCTGCCCCCTCACCGGGGCGTGGAGGCCGAGTCCCTGCTCAGCCTTCCCTTCGTGGTGCTGGCCGGCCCGGACAGCGCCCTCAACCACCCGCCCCGCTCGGGCAAGGCGGTCCACGTGAGCGAGCTGGAGGGCGAGCCCTTCGTGGACTGGCTCCAGGACGACCCCTACGGCGGCGCCAACAGTGCCCGCTTCACCAACCATGAGGTGACGGTGCGCGAGGTGGCCCGCGTGGAGAGCTTTCTCCACCTGTTCGACGTGCTCCGCGCCTTCCGCCAGGCCTGTGCCATCACCCCGGACCTGCGGCCCGTCCACCCCTTCCCGCCGGACCTCCACGTCTGGCCGCTCCAGGAAGAGCACTCCCAGGTCGTCGAAGTGGTGGCCCTGTGGCCCTCGGGCGCGCTCAGCGCCGAGGCCCGCCTGGTGCTCAAGGGCCTCAAGCAGCGGCTCACCCAACGTCGGAAATCCGAATAG
- a CDS encoding substrate-binding periplasmic protein has product MPGVGRRAVGVLAVLVLGIGCGLPRDPNGTLERVRGGTLRAGVVERPPFTQAGPGTPSGVEATLVEELARSLGATVEWTVGTEPRLMEALKHRKLDLVVGGLSADTPYAAHVALSRPYLRARLTVGAPPGETVPRELKGHPVAVEPGHSAIALLEEEGAVPKPTPQVHAAPGLRAGFDWQLEAWGYTAGETTLKTEEVLVVAAPGENGWLRQVDLFLHENAARTRDRLVQSAREGAR; this is encoded by the coding sequence ATGCCTGGGGTAGGGCGGAGGGCGGTGGGGGTGCTGGCGGTGCTCGTTCTGGGCATCGGCTGCGGCCTGCCGAGAGATCCCAACGGCACGCTGGAGCGGGTGCGGGGCGGCACCCTCCGGGCGGGGGTGGTGGAGCGGCCGCCCTTCACCCAGGCCGGCCCGGGAACCCCCTCCGGTGTGGAGGCCACCCTGGTGGAGGAGCTGGCCCGCTCCCTGGGGGCCACGGTGGAGTGGACCGTGGGGACCGAGCCCCGGCTGATGGAGGCCTTGAAGCACCGGAAGCTGGATCTGGTCGTCGGAGGACTCTCCGCGGACACGCCCTACGCCGCGCACGTGGCCCTGAGCCGTCCCTACCTGCGCGCGCGGCTCACCGTGGGCGCGCCTCCCGGCGAGACGGTCCCCCGGGAGCTGAAAGGCCACCCCGTGGCCGTGGAGCCGGGACACTCGGCCATCGCATTGCTGGAGGAGGAGGGGGCGGTGCCGAAGCCCACGCCCCAGGTGCACGCGGCGCCGGGCCTGCGCGCGGGGTTCGACTGGCAGTTGGAGGCATGGGGGTACACGGCGGGCGAGACGACGCTGAAGACCGAGGAGGTGCTGGTGGTGGCGGCCCCAGGCGAGAACGGCTGGCTGCGGCAGGTGGACCTCTTCCTGCACGAGAACGCCGCCAGGACCCGTGACCGGCTCGTTCAGTCCGCGCGGGAGGGGGCGCGATGA
- a CDS encoding aromatic amino acid hydroxylase, translating into MTPTERTLARLPAHLRRYVVGQEYAAYTPRDQAVWRHILCRLRNHLSDKAHAVYLEGLEATGISVERIPSLDEMNERLARLGWAAVAVRGFIPPAVFTELQSMGVLAIAADIRTHEHIQYTPAPDIVHESAGHAPIIANARYAEYLRRCGIVGFKSIATLEDQAVFEAIRHLSVVKEDPTSSPEAIEHAQARLEAASQSRRYVSESTQASRLYWWTAEYGLVGTLEQPRLYGAGLLSSIGEAEHCLTPAVKRVPLSLSCVTTDYDITRMQPQLFVARDFEHLFQVLEEFEATLSWKRGGDHGLNEALRARTVNHLVLSDGREISGRVAELLPGTRPVAEGLSTALVSLAGPVMRSQDGKAQGTPWQGPTLVAFGEGTLPEQGPFQLELASGLRLEGFAGGGNEVLRLRGAMNGQALELPTVARLFLASGLPSVAGGPADPGAWDRWFGEMDSFTEGEGEAQARARKAEALSPALAALYEEVRALRESGQFRPDRLETLVRAAARYPDEWLLKAELEELRRLPTQEAFVA; encoded by the coding sequence ATGACCCCGACGGAAAGAACCCTTGCCCGCCTGCCGGCCCACCTGCGCCGCTACGTCGTGGGACAAGAGTATGCGGCGTACACGCCGAGGGATCAGGCCGTGTGGCGCCACATCCTCTGCCGGCTCCGCAACCACCTGTCGGACAAGGCCCACGCCGTGTACCTGGAGGGGCTGGAGGCCACGGGCATCAGCGTGGAGCGCATTCCCAGCCTCGATGAGATGAACGAGCGGCTGGCGCGGCTGGGCTGGGCGGCGGTGGCGGTGCGCGGCTTCATTCCCCCCGCCGTCTTCACCGAGCTGCAGTCCATGGGCGTGCTGGCCATCGCCGCCGACATCCGCACGCACGAGCACATCCAGTACACGCCCGCGCCGGACATCGTCCACGAGAGCGCGGGCCACGCGCCCATCATCGCCAACGCCCGCTATGCCGAGTACCTGCGGCGCTGCGGCATCGTCGGCTTCAAGTCCATCGCCACCCTGGAGGACCAGGCGGTGTTCGAGGCCATCCGCCACCTGAGCGTGGTGAAGGAGGACCCCACCTCCTCGCCCGAGGCCATCGAGCATGCCCAGGCCCGGCTGGAGGCCGCCTCGCAGAGCCGCCGCTACGTCAGCGAGAGCACCCAGGCCTCCCGGCTCTACTGGTGGACCGCCGAGTACGGCCTAGTGGGCACCCTAGAGCAGCCCCGCCTGTACGGCGCCGGGCTGCTGTCAAGCATCGGCGAGGCGGAGCACTGCCTCACCCCGGCGGTGAAGCGGGTGCCGCTGAGCCTCTCGTGCGTGACGACGGACTACGACATCACCCGGATGCAGCCGCAGCTCTTCGTCGCCCGGGACTTCGAGCACCTCTTCCAGGTGCTGGAGGAGTTCGAGGCCACGCTGTCGTGGAAGCGGGGCGGAGACCACGGCCTGAATGAGGCCCTGCGGGCCCGCACGGTGAACCACCTGGTGCTCTCGGATGGGCGGGAGATCAGCGGCCGCGTGGCGGAGCTGCTGCCCGGCACACGGCCCGTGGCCGAGGGGCTCTCCACAGCCCTGGTGTCGCTCGCGGGCCCCGTCATGCGCTCCCAGGACGGGAAGGCCCAGGGCACGCCCTGGCAGGGCCCCACGCTGGTGGCCTTTGGCGAGGGCACGCTGCCGGAGCAGGGGCCCTTCCAGCTCGAGCTGGCCAGCGGCCTGCGGCTGGAAGGCTTCGCCGGGGGTGGCAATGAGGTGCTCCGGCTGCGCGGCGCGATGAACGGCCAGGCGCTGGAGCTGCCCACGGTGGCGCGGCTGTTCCTCGCCTCGGGGCTGCCGTCGGTGGCCGGGGGCCCCGCGGATCCGGGCGCCTGGGACCGGTGGTTCGGAGAGATGGATTCCTTCACCGAGGGCGAGGGCGAGGCCCAGGCCCGCGCCCGCAAGGCCGAGGCCCTGTCTCCGGCCCTGGCGGCCCTCTATGAGGAGGTCCGTGCCCTGCGCGAGTCCGGCCAGTTCCGGCCGGACCGGCTGGAGACGCTCGTCCGCGCCGCCGCCCGCTACCCGGACGAGTGGCTGCTGAAGGCCGAGCTGGAGGAGCTGCGCCGCCTCCCCACCCAGGAGGCCTTCGTCGCATGA
- the mtnA gene encoding S-methyl-5-thioribose-1-phosphate isomerase gives MKVHEQPMRTIWVEPDGASVGIIDQTRLPHAFVTARLTTLEEVAHAIRSMQVRGAPLIGAAAAYGLCLALRGDASDEVLARAHALLLSTRPTAVNLRWALDEMRRALQPLPPQQRLQAAYRRAAALCDEDVALNRSIGTHGVPLLEAAWERKGKRGRINVLTHCNAGWLATVDWGTALAPVYLAHDAGLPVHVWVDETRPRNQGASLTAWELGQHGVPHTVIADNVGGHLMQHGEVDLCIVGTDRTTARGDVANKIGTYLKALAAQDNGVPFYVALPSPTIDWTLEDGVRDIPIEQREGTELTHISGRLASGEVVSVHVTAPGSPVANYGFDVTPARLVTGLITERGVCAASAEGLLSLFPERRAQRATGT, from the coding sequence ATGAAGGTTCATGAGCAGCCCATGCGCACGATCTGGGTCGAACCCGATGGCGCCTCCGTGGGCATCATCGATCAGACCCGCCTGCCCCATGCCTTCGTGACGGCCCGGCTCACCACGCTGGAGGAGGTGGCCCACGCCATCCGCTCCATGCAGGTCCGGGGCGCCCCGCTCATTGGCGCCGCCGCCGCGTATGGCCTCTGCCTCGCGCTGCGCGGGGACGCCTCGGACGAGGTGCTGGCGCGGGCCCATGCGCTGCTGCTCTCCACCCGGCCTACCGCCGTCAACCTGCGCTGGGCCCTGGACGAGATGCGCCGCGCCCTCCAGCCCCTGCCCCCGCAGCAGCGGCTTCAGGCCGCCTACCGGCGCGCCGCCGCCCTCTGCGATGAGGACGTGGCCCTCAACCGGAGCATCGGCACCCACGGCGTGCCCTTGCTGGAGGCCGCCTGGGAGCGCAAGGGGAAGCGCGGGCGCATCAACGTGCTCACCCACTGCAACGCGGGGTGGCTGGCCACCGTGGACTGGGGCACGGCCCTGGCCCCCGTGTACCTCGCCCACGACGCGGGCCTGCCCGTTCACGTCTGGGTGGACGAGACGCGGCCCCGCAACCAGGGCGCCAGCCTCACCGCCTGGGAGCTGGGCCAGCACGGCGTCCCGCACACCGTCATCGCCGACAACGTGGGCGGCCACCTCATGCAGCACGGCGAGGTGGACCTGTGCATCGTCGGCACGGACCGCACCACCGCCCGGGGCGATGTGGCCAACAAGATTGGCACCTACCTGAAGGCGCTGGCGGCCCAGGACAACGGCGTGCCCTTCTACGTGGCGCTGCCCTCCCCCACCATCGACTGGACCCTGGAGGATGGCGTCCGGGACATCCCCATCGAGCAGCGGGAGGGCACCGAGCTGACCCACATCAGCGGCCGGCTCGCCTCGGGCGAGGTGGTGTCCGTCCACGTCACCGCGCCCGGCAGCCCCGTGGCCAACTACGGCTTCGACGTGACGCCCGCGCGGCTCGTGACGGGGCTCATCACCGAGCGCGGGGTGTGCGCGGCCTCGGCCGAGGGCCTGCTGTCGCTCTTTCCCGAGCGGCGCGCGCAGAGGGCCACCGGCACGTGA
- a CDS encoding AmpG family muropeptide MFS transporter, with amino-acid sequence MSSPSVLSALRNPRVLLMFALGFSSGLPLYLTGSTLSAWMKNEGVSLKTIGVFSLVGFSYTFKFAWAPLMDRYFPPFLGRRRGWLLVTQVLLGVAILAMGQVDPSSQTVLMASLAAVVAFLSASQDIVADAYRTDLLTDEQRSLGVTTFTLGYRVGMIFAMAVALTLSDLIGWTSTYAVMGALMSVGIVTTLLAPEPPVTHRPLSLVASVVEPLVDFFQRHRVGSPAATAAQAARSALQRVASALWRYRLALGTLLFIVLFRVGDAVAFRMTTPFTLELGFSNTELGVIQKFVGMAGAIAGAILGGVLVVKMGIKRSLLLFGSAQALTNLLYIALAARGKDPLFLALTVGADNFTGGMGSAAMTVFITALCNRSFSATQYALLSSLSAVPMHLMGAASGFLAESMGWAGFFSFTTVAMAPALLVLLFLPRDLGRTPNPEAALEQLTHPTPAPEVNAELASTAKKG; translated from the coding sequence ATGTCCTCTCCCTCCGTCCTGTCCGCGCTGAGAAACCCTCGCGTCTTGTTGATGTTCGCCCTGGGCTTCTCGTCCGGTCTGCCGCTGTACCTGACGGGCAGCACGCTCTCGGCCTGGATGAAGAACGAGGGGGTGTCGCTGAAGACCATCGGCGTCTTCTCCCTGGTGGGCTTCTCCTACACCTTCAAGTTCGCCTGGGCGCCGCTGATGGACCGCTACTTCCCGCCCTTCCTGGGGCGGCGGCGCGGGTGGTTGCTCGTCACCCAGGTGCTGCTCGGCGTGGCCATCCTCGCCATGGGGCAGGTGGACCCCAGCAGCCAGACGGTGCTCATGGCCAGCCTGGCCGCGGTGGTGGCCTTCCTGTCCGCCAGCCAGGACATCGTGGCGGATGCGTACCGCACGGATCTCCTCACCGACGAGCAGCGCTCGCTGGGCGTCACCACCTTCACCCTCGGCTACCGCGTGGGGATGATTTTCGCCATGGCGGTGGCGCTGACGCTGTCGGACCTCATCGGCTGGACGTCCACCTATGCCGTCATGGGGGCGCTCATGTCCGTGGGCATCGTCACCACCCTGCTCGCCCCCGAGCCGCCCGTCACCCACCGGCCGCTCTCGCTCGTTGCCTCGGTGGTCGAGCCGCTCGTGGACTTCTTCCAGCGGCACCGCGTGGGTTCTCCGGCCGCCACGGCGGCGCAGGCGGCCCGCTCCGCCCTTCAGCGAGTGGCCTCGGCCCTCTGGCGCTACCGGCTCGCGCTGGGCACGCTGCTGTTCATCGTCCTGTTCCGCGTGGGGGACGCAGTGGCCTTCCGGATGACCACGCCCTTCACCCTGGAGCTGGGCTTCAGCAACACGGAGCTGGGCGTCATCCAGAAGTTCGTGGGCATGGCGGGTGCCATCGCCGGGGCCATCCTGGGCGGCGTGCTGGTGGTGAAGATGGGCATCAAGCGCAGCCTGCTGCTCTTCGGCTCGGCCCAGGCACTCACCAACCTGCTCTACATCGCGCTCGCGGCGCGGGGCAAAGACCCCCTCTTCCTGGCGCTCACGGTGGGCGCCGACAACTTCACCGGAGGCATGGGCAGCGCCGCGATGACGGTGTTCATCACCGCCCTGTGCAACCGGAGCTTCTCCGCCACCCAGTACGCGCTGCTCTCCAGCCTGTCCGCCGTCCCCATGCACCTCATGGGCGCCGCCTCGGGCTTCCTCGCCGAGTCCATGGGCTGGGCGGGCTTCTTCTCCTTCACCACGGTGGCCATGGCCCCCGCGCTCCTCGTGCTCCTGTTCCTGCCGCGCGATCTGGGCCGCACGCCCAACCCCGAGGCCGCCCTGGAGCAGCTCACCCACCCCACGCCCGCGCCCGAGGTGAACGCGGAGCTGGCCAGCACCGCCAAGAAGGGCTGA
- a CDS encoding class II aldolase/adducin family protein produces the protein MIATARRMNASGLNQGTSGNLGVRVEGGLLITPSGMDYGALVPEDLVFLRFDGSPEGRRVPSTEWRFHRDILEARPEVNAVLHAHSMFCTTLACLHRPIPAFHYMVAKAGGSTIRCAPYATFGTEALSRHAVAALEGRKACLLANHGMIAVGASLAAAYALAVEVETLAAMYWRALQVGEPVLLDEAEMAVVLEKFKTYGHPPPLP, from the coding sequence ATGATCGCCACCGCGCGGCGGATGAACGCCTCGGGGCTCAACCAGGGCACCTCCGGCAACCTCGGCGTGCGCGTCGAGGGCGGCCTGCTCATCACCCCCTCGGGGATGGACTACGGCGCGCTCGTGCCCGAGGACCTCGTCTTCCTGCGCTTCGATGGCAGCCCCGAGGGGCGCCGCGTGCCCTCCACCGAGTGGCGCTTCCACCGGGACATCCTGGAGGCCCGGCCCGAGGTGAACGCGGTGCTGCACGCGCACTCCATGTTCTGCACGACGCTCGCGTGCCTCCACCGCCCCATCCCCGCCTTCCATTACATGGTGGCCAAGGCCGGGGGCAGCACCATCCGCTGCGCGCCTTACGCCACCTTCGGCACCGAGGCGCTGTCCCGCCACGCCGTGGCCGCGCTGGAGGGGCGCAAGGCGTGCCTCCTGGCCAACCATGGAATGATCGCCGTGGGCGCAAGCCTCGCGGCGGCCTATGCGCTCGCCGTCGAGGTGGAGACCCTGGCCGCCATGTACTGGCGGGCGCTTCAAGTCGGCGAGCCCGTGCTGCTCGACGAGGCCGAGATGGCCGTGGTGCTGGAGAAGTTCAAGACGTACGGCCACCCGCCGCCCCTGCCCTGA
- a CDS encoding ABC transporter ATP-binding protein, producing MKHGIELDNVTRMAGEEMHLADIRLALEPGSFNILLGRTRAGKTSLLRLMAGLDRPTSGTIRFNGVDVTRLDVRRREVAMVYQQFVNYPSLTVYENIASPLRLAGKLGKPEIDKRVRETAAVLRLEPFLQRLPAELSGGQQQRTAMARALVKDAPLLLLDEPLANLDYKLREELRTEMRQIFRDRPAVIVYATTEPTEALLLGGRTSVLHEGRLLQTGATLDVYQSPATEQVGQVFSDPQMSLWAVEVSGSEVRLSPELAFPLSGHLKALAPGPYRLGLRAHHLRLAPASGSDIRLPVRVEVEEISGSETLIHATHGRHSLSAQVEGVHRHPFGAALDLFFSPSRMFAFGPDGRLVAAPPALKEGSHGPN from the coding sequence TTGAAGCACGGCATCGAGCTCGACAACGTCACGCGGATGGCCGGTGAGGAGATGCACCTCGCGGACATCCGGCTGGCGTTGGAACCTGGTTCATTCAACATCTTGCTGGGCCGGACGCGGGCGGGGAAGACGTCGCTCCTGCGCCTGATGGCGGGGCTGGACCGGCCCACCTCGGGCACCATCCGCTTCAACGGCGTGGACGTGACGCGCTTGGATGTGCGCCGCCGCGAGGTGGCCATGGTGTACCAGCAGTTCGTCAACTACCCCTCGCTCACCGTGTACGAGAACATCGCCTCGCCCCTGCGGCTGGCCGGCAAGCTGGGCAAGCCGGAGATCGACAAGCGGGTGCGGGAGACGGCCGCGGTGCTGCGCCTGGAGCCCTTCCTCCAGCGGCTGCCCGCGGAGCTGAGCGGGGGCCAGCAGCAGCGCACGGCCATGGCGCGCGCGCTGGTGAAGGACGCGCCGCTGCTGCTCCTGGACGAGCCCCTGGCCAACCTGGACTACAAGCTGCGCGAGGAGCTGCGCACGGAGATGCGGCAGATCTTCCGGGACCGCCCCGCCGTCATCGTCTACGCCACCACCGAGCCCACCGAGGCCCTGCTCCTGGGAGGCCGCACCAGCGTGCTGCACGAGGGGCGGCTGCTCCAGACGGGCGCCACCCTGGACGTGTACCAGTCTCCCGCCACCGAGCAGGTCGGTCAGGTGTTCAGCGATCCGCAGATGAGCCTGTGGGCCGTGGAGGTGTCCGGCTCCGAGGTGCGGCTGTCGCCCGAGCTGGCCTTCCCGCTCTCGGGCCACCTGAAGGCGCTGGCGCCCGGGCCGTACCGCCTGGGGCTGCGGGCGCACCACCTGCGGCTCGCCCCGGCGTCGGGCTCGGACATCCGCCTGCCGGTGCGCGTGGAGGTGGAGGAGATCAGCGGCTCCGAGACGCTCATCCACGCCACGCACGGGCGCCACTCGCTCTCCGCGCAGGTGGAAGGCGTGCACCGGCACCCGTTCGGCGCGGCGTTGGATCTCTTCTTCTCCCCATCCCGGATGTTCGCATTTGGTCCGGACGGCCGCCTCGTGGCCGCGCCGCCCGCCCTGAAGGAGGGCTCGCATGGCCCGAATTGA
- a CDS encoding cation diffusion facilitator family transporter, with protein sequence MKTAEPFDLPPEKMKALGRARRWEWISLGYLVSAIAGIYVTLGNSQAMKAAWLEDLLSLIPPLAFLIGGRVCRRKPNGEFPYGYHRATTIAYLVGSLALLLMGLYLFTDSVMKLIQAEHPTIGSVKLFGEVVWQGWPMLLALLWSGVPVVLLGRLKLPLAEQLHDKVLYADAMMNKADWLTAGAAILGVLGIGLGFWWADAVAAGIISVDIFHDGQKHLRAALGDLMDRAPRTLDYKHRVELPERIRHTVESLDWVESAQVRVREDGHVFYADVELVPRPGTENLVQRLTHATRDLKRLDWRLHEVLLVPVERVPRPV encoded by the coding sequence ATGAAGACCGCGGAGCCGTTCGACCTGCCCCCCGAGAAGATGAAGGCCCTGGGCCGGGCGAGACGCTGGGAGTGGATCTCCCTGGGCTACCTCGTCTCCGCCATCGCGGGCATCTACGTCACGCTGGGCAACTCGCAGGCGATGAAGGCCGCGTGGCTGGAGGACCTGCTGAGCCTCATTCCGCCCCTGGCGTTCCTCATCGGGGGCCGCGTGTGCCGCCGGAAGCCCAACGGCGAGTTCCCCTACGGCTATCACCGGGCCACCACCATCGCGTACCTGGTGGGCTCGCTGGCGCTGCTGCTGATGGGGCTCTACCTCTTCACCGACTCGGTGATGAAGCTGATTCAAGCGGAGCACCCCACCATCGGCTCGGTGAAGCTCTTCGGAGAGGTGGTGTGGCAGGGCTGGCCCATGCTGCTCGCCCTGCTCTGGAGCGGGGTGCCGGTGGTGCTCCTGGGGCGGCTCAAGCTGCCGCTGGCCGAGCAGCTTCACGACAAGGTGCTGTACGCGGACGCGATGATGAACAAGGCGGACTGGCTGACCGCGGGCGCGGCCATCCTGGGCGTGCTGGGCATCGGCCTGGGCTTCTGGTGGGCGGACGCGGTGGCCGCGGGCATCATCTCCGTGGACATCTTCCACGATGGGCAGAAGCACCTGCGCGCGGCGCTGGGCGACCTGATGGACCGGGCGCCGCGGACGCTGGACTACAAGCATCGCGTGGAGCTGCCCGAGCGCATCCGCCACACGGTGGAGTCCCTGGACTGGGTGGAGAGCGCCCAGGTGCGGGTGCGGGAGGATGGCCACGTGTTCTACGCGGACGTGGAGCTGGTGCCCCGGCCGGGCACGGAGAACCTCGTCCAGCGGCTCACCCACGCCACGCGGGACTTGAAGCGTCTGGACTGGCGGCTGCACGAGGTGCTGCTCGTCCCGGTGGAGCGCGTGCCCCGCCCCGTCTGA